One region of Mucilaginibacter gotjawali genomic DNA includes:
- the idi gene encoding isopentenyl-diphosphate Delta-isomerase produces the protein MTESVILVDGQDNMTGTMEKMEAHRLGVLHRAFSVFIFNKKGQLLLQQRAFDKYHSGGKWTNTCCSHPNPGEETLEAAHRRLNEEMGMECTLRYAFNFIYRAGFEDGLSEHEFDHVFWGISADNPVPEPKEVAAFKFMSMDDLAADIESNPARYTEWLKICFDRVIEVHEQLF, from the coding sequence TTGACAGAGAGCGTAATTTTAGTTGACGGGCAGGATAATATGACCGGCACAATGGAAAAAATGGAGGCCCACAGGCTTGGTGTACTTCACCGGGCGTTCTCCGTTTTTATTTTTAATAAAAAGGGGCAATTATTGCTGCAGCAAAGGGCTTTTGATAAATACCACTCAGGCGGCAAATGGACCAACACCTGCTGCAGCCACCCAAACCCGGGGGAAGAAACCCTCGAAGCTGCCCATCGCCGGCTAAATGAAGAGATGGGCATGGAATGTACGCTGCGGTATGCCTTCAATTTTATTTACCGGGCGGGGTTTGAAGACGGCCTTTCGGAACATGAATTTGACCATGTATTTTGGGGTATAAGCGCTGACAACCCGGTGCCTGAACCAAAGGAAGTGGCCGCGTTTAAATTTATGAGCATGGATGATCTGGCTGCGGATATAGAAAGCAACCCCGCCCGGTATACCGAATGGTTAAAAATCTGTTTTGACAGGGTTATCGAGGTCCACGAACAATTATTTTAA
- a CDS encoding sensor histidine kinase, giving the protein MDWNSMIAAFDAKQNLLHSLNAYQKAVNTAAIVSITDRGGKILYVNDLFCEISKYNRKELLGKNHRIVNSGFHPPEFFKGLWKVIVSGSVWHGEIKNKAKDGSYYWVDTTISPIFNDNGDVVQYLSIRTLITERKDLEQEKERLLEDLTGKYNDMMQFNYIVSHNIRAPIAKIISLIDLLKDECVNHDDNAQILIKYLIDSALSLDEVINDLTNILSVSRAENQNIELVNLAGIINSVQDNLETQIRESGTSLQIYIDEDAMNFYSIKSYVNSIIFNLVSNAIKYSKRDLHPSIIIQAKKIDGRLMLIVTDYGIGIDLGKAGTDLFGLYKRFNFSKEGRGLGLYMTKTQVEALGGTIDVSSHPGVGTTFTISLPVKNND; this is encoded by the coding sequence ATGGATTGGAATAGCATGATCGCTGCATTCGATGCAAAGCAAAATTTACTTCATTCATTAAATGCATATCAAAAAGCGGTAAATACAGCAGCAATCGTTTCTATAACAGATAGAGGCGGTAAAATTTTATACGTAAACGATCTTTTTTGTGAAATTTCGAAGTATAACCGTAAAGAGTTATTGGGTAAAAATCATCGTATTGTTAACAGCGGCTTTCATCCTCCTGAATTTTTTAAAGGCTTATGGAAGGTTATTGTAAGTGGAAGTGTTTGGCACGGAGAAATTAAAAACAAAGCAAAAGATGGCAGCTATTATTGGGTTGATACTACAATTTCGCCGATTTTTAATGATAACGGTGATGTAGTTCAATATCTCTCAATAAGAACACTGATCACCGAAAGAAAAGACCTTGAACAGGAAAAAGAACGGTTGCTTGAGGACCTTACCGGCAAGTATAATGATATGATGCAGTTTAATTATATCGTATCGCATAACATCAGGGCGCCAATAGCAAAGATCATAAGTTTAATAGATCTTTTGAAGGATGAATGCGTTAACCATGATGATAACGCACAAATACTGATTAAATATTTAATCGATTCAGCACTATCATTGGATGAAGTTATTAATGACCTGACCAATATTTTATCGGTGAGCAGGGCCGAAAATCAAAACATTGAGCTTGTAAATTTAGCCGGGATAATTAATTCTGTTCAGGATAACCTTGAAACCCAAATACGTGAATCCGGCACTTCATTACAAATATATATTGATGAAGATGCCATGAATTTCTATTCAATTAAAAGTTACGTTAACAGCATAATTTTCAACCTGGTGAGTAATGCTATTAAATACAGTAAAAGAGATCTTCATCCCAGTATTATCATCCAGGCAAAAAAAATTGACGGCAGGCTTATGCTTATCGTTACCGACTATGGGATCGGGATCGATCTGGGTAAAGCAGGTACCGACCTTTTTGGTTTATATAAACGGTTTAATTTTAGCAAAGAAGGCAGGGGTTTAGGTTTGTATATGACTAAAACCCAGGTCGAAGCGTTAGGGGGAACAATTGACGTTTCCAGTCACCCGGGCGTGGGTACCACATTTACCATATCTCTGCCGGTAAAAAACAATGATTAA
- the mgrA gene encoding L-glyceraldehyde 3-phosphate reductase, translated as MIYLANKQRYQDMEYRRCGNSGLKLPAVSLGLWHNFGDIDKQENAKNILRTAFDAGITHFDLANNYGPPPGSAEENFGKIYKDDFKLYRDELIISTKAGWPMWEGPYGDMGSKKYLVASLDQSLKRMGLEYVDIFYHHRPDPETPLEETMTALDLIVRQGKALYVGISSYQPEETAKAIAILKELGTPCLIHQPKYSMFDRWVEGGLLDVLGDNGVGCIPFSPLAQGLLTNKYLSGIPEGSRATTHRGNGAIEEDAITDDKIAQARALNEIAKERGQNLAQFALSWILKDKRVTSVLIGASKPEQVTDSIGCIKNTTFSEDELKRINEILK; from the coding sequence ATGATCTATTTGGCAAACAAACAAAGGTACCAGGATATGGAATACCGCCGTTGCGGTAACAGTGGATTGAAGCTGCCCGCCGTTTCATTGGGGTTGTGGCATAACTTCGGCGACATTGATAAGCAGGAAAATGCGAAAAATATTTTAAGAACTGCTTTTGATGCCGGTATTACCCACTTTGACCTGGCAAATAATTACGGGCCGCCCCCGGGATCGGCGGAAGAGAATTTTGGCAAGATCTATAAAGATGACTTTAAACTATACCGCGATGAACTCATCATCTCTACCAAAGCCGGCTGGCCGATGTGGGAGGGCCCTTATGGCGATATGGGTTCGAAGAAATATTTGGTTGCCAGCCTCGACCAGAGTTTAAAAAGAATGGGCCTGGAATACGTGGATATATTTTACCACCACCGCCCTGATCCGGAAACCCCGCTGGAAGAAACCATGACAGCGCTCGATCTCATTGTTCGCCAGGGTAAGGCACTTTATGTGGGGATTTCCAGCTATCAGCCTGAAGAAACGGCAAAGGCAATCGCGATATTAAAAGAACTGGGTACACCCTGCCTCATCCATCAACCCAAATACTCCATGTTCGACCGTTGGGTTGAAGGGGGATTATTGGACGTATTGGGAGACAATGGCGTGGGCTGTATTCCGTTTTCGCCATTGGCACAGGGGCTGCTGACCAATAAATATTTAAGCGGAATTCCGGAAGGTTCAAGAGCGACAACGCACCGGGGTAACGGCGCTATTGAAGAAGATGCCATTACAGATGATAAAATTGCACAGGCAAGGGCTTTAAACGAAATAGCGAAAGAACGCGGGCAAAACCTGGCACAATTTGCGCTTTCGTGGATCTTAAAAGATAAACGGGTGACTTCGGTGCTCATCGGCGCCAGCAAGCCCGAGCAGGTAACGGACTCCATCGGTTGTATTAAAAATACCACCTTTAGTGAAGATGAGTTGAAAAGGATAAATGAAATTTTGAAGTAA
- a CDS encoding baeRF3 domain-containing protein, translating into MNAIKTNDENQVIEAIKYRPAVSVILPFDSKISLKSEMDHKLKIALEEAKRQLLSVYPDEKAYVVINKLQKLIAGLKYDMAKKSIAIFVSPLTEKVIYLDTEVKEKLIIDESFEIRDLVYNKTQALTYILLLLSAEHAKLCQVSDHEFEYLKSAFPLDTQAYENDISERVSNFSDPANRKEEVLNKYLQHVDQSLTEVLKQHHLPVFILGTDRALGHLKKMTRNGKYIAEFIQGNVLEAEETKIRAIMAPHVSNWRKINQAAVLAELEKALDQKKLAVGMKEVWQAAAHKNNRLLVVEKDFMYPAHLGPSADNIYQEDISLNRPFYIKDAVDEVIEKVLESGGEVEFVDNGSLHNYEHIALVEYYSN; encoded by the coding sequence ATGAATGCAATAAAAACCAATGATGAAAATCAGGTTATAGAAGCAATAAAATACAGGCCGGCCGTATCCGTTATTTTACCGTTCGACTCAAAAATATCCTTAAAAAGCGAAATGGACCATAAACTAAAGATCGCACTTGAGGAGGCGAAACGGCAACTGTTATCAGTTTATCCTGATGAAAAGGCTTATGTGGTAATTAATAAACTACAAAAACTAATTGCCGGCTTAAAGTATGATATGGCTAAAAAAAGCATTGCGATTTTTGTTTCACCATTAACCGAAAAAGTAATTTACCTTGATACTGAGGTGAAAGAGAAACTGATCATCGATGAATCATTTGAGATCCGCGACCTTGTTTACAACAAAACGCAGGCGCTGACATATATATTGCTGCTTTTGAGCGCAGAGCATGCGAAGCTATGCCAGGTGAGCGACCACGAATTTGAATATTTAAAGAGCGCTTTTCCGCTCGATACCCAAGCATATGAAAATGATATCAGCGAGCGGGTGTCAAACTTTTCAGATCCGGCAAATCGCAAAGAGGAAGTGTTAAATAAATACCTGCAACATGTTGACCAAAGCCTTACGGAAGTGCTAAAACAACATCATTTACCTGTTTTTATATTAGGCACTGACAGGGCGCTTGGCCATTTGAAAAAGATGACCAGGAATGGGAAATATATTGCTGAATTTATACAGGGAAATGTGCTGGAAGCTGAAGAAACCAAAATACGCGCTATTATGGCTCCGCACGTATCAAACTGGCGCAAAATAAACCAGGCGGCTGTTTTGGCTGAGCTGGAAAAGGCCCTGGATCAGAAAAAACTGGCCGTTGGCATGAAAGAGGTTTGGCAGGCAGCTGCGCATAAAAACAATCGCTTACTGGTAGTTGAAAAAGATTTTATGTATCCCGCGCACCTTGGCCCTTCAGCTGACAATATCTACCAGGAGGATATAAGTTTAAACCGCCCCTTTTATATAAAGGATGCCGTTGACGAGGTGATTGAAAAAGTATTGGAAAGTGGCGGTGAAGTTGAATTTGTTGACAATGGGTCACTTCATAATTATGAGCACATAGCCCTGGTTGAATATTACAGTAATTAA
- a CDS encoding 1-phosphofructokinase family hexose kinase, whose translation MMPSIITITFNPALDKSVTVEALIPEKKLKCTSPIYEPGGGGINVARAIRKLGGSAVACFLAGGDAGREIGRLLADEQVGTMVTEIGGRTRENLVVFESSVQVQYLFDMPGPRITDEEISAFLQRIELEQGVKFIVASGSLPDCVPADVFARIARIAKRTGAKLILDTSGDALKLALEEGVYLIKPNLRELALLVGEETIEPEHAIDFARELIDSGGSEVIVVSMGALGALMVTKTDVLRITPPELNIKSTVGAGDSLVAGIVLSLENGKSIEEAVQYGVACGSAATLNAGTQLCSKADADAIFEMIQKKAEVKPEIV comes from the coding sequence ATGATGCCATCAATTATTACCATAACGTTTAACCCGGCGCTTGATAAAAGTGTGACGGTTGAGGCGCTGATCCCGGAGAAAAAACTAAAATGTACAAGCCCGATATATGAACCAGGCGGCGGTGGCATTAATGTTGCCAGGGCTATCAGGAAACTTGGCGGCAGTGCAGTTGCGTGTTTCCTTGCCGGCGGCGACGCCGGAAGAGAGATTGGCCGTTTACTTGCGGACGAACAGGTTGGAACAATGGTTACAGAAATTGGCGGCAGAACAAGGGAGAACCTGGTGGTTTTCGAAAGTTCGGTACAAGTGCAATACCTTTTTGATATGCCCGGACCCAGAATTACCGATGAGGAGATCTCGGCCTTTTTGCAGCGAATTGAACTGGAGCAGGGTGTAAAATTTATTGTTGCAAGCGGCAGCCTGCCTGATTGTGTTCCGGCTGATGTTTTTGCCAGGATAGCACGGATTGCAAAAAGAACAGGCGCAAAATTGATATTGGATACTTCAGGCGATGCTTTAAAACTTGCTTTGGAAGAAGGGGTGTACTTAATAAAGCCAAACCTTCGTGAACTGGCGCTGCTTGTAGGCGAAGAAACCATTGAACCCGAACATGCAATTGATTTTGCAAGGGAACTGATTGATAGCGGGGGGAGTGAAGTAATTGTGGTTTCAATGGGGGCGCTTGGAGCGTTAATGGTGACCAAAACTGATGTGCTGAGAATAACCCCTCCTGAATTAAATATAAAAAGCACGGTAGGAGCGGGAGACAGTCTGGTTGCCGGTATTGTACTGAGTTTAGAGAATGGCAAAAGCATTGAGGAAGCTGTTCAGTACGGTGTTGCCTGCGGGTCGGCGGCAACACTTAACGCCGGAACGCAGTTGTGTTCAAAAGCTGACGCAGATGCTATTTTTGAAATGATACAGAAAAAAGCGGAAGTTAAACCGGAGATCGTCTGA
- a CDS encoding HdeD family acid-resistance protein, with amino-acid sequence MTTIIYKTYKSAISHWWLILLAGIVLIGLGIWIIASPFQSFLSLSKIFAMGIFATGIFEVVFALNNHKSIEAWGWTLVSGLVDLFVGGYLFLYPLITMVILPVIIGFWMLFRGVFAIGNSIDMRAYGFLDWRWLLTSAIFVILLACLILGNLAFGVVNTIIWTGLAFICAGIFRIHLSIKLRKLKHDF; translated from the coding sequence ATGACAACTATTATTTATAAGACCTATAAAAGCGCCATCTCGCACTGGTGGTTGATTTTATTGGCAGGCATTGTGTTGATCGGTTTGGGCATTTGGATAATAGCTTCACCATTTCAATCATTTTTATCGCTTAGCAAAATATTTGCTATGGGGATTTTTGCAACCGGTATTTTTGAGGTGGTTTTTGCCTTAAATAACCATAAGAGTATTGAGGCCTGGGGATGGACACTTGTTAGCGGATTGGTTGACCTTTTTGTTGGCGGGTACCTGTTTTTATACCCGTTAATTACGATGGTTATTTTGCCGGTTATAATAGGTTTTTGGATGCTTTTCAGGGGCGTTTTTGCCATTGGTAACTCCATTGATATGCGGGCGTATGGGTTTCTTGACTGGCGCTGGTTGCTGACGTCGGCTATATTTGTGATCCTTTTGGCCTGCCTGATTTTAGGAAATCTGGCTTTTGGTGTAGTTAATACCATTATCTGGACAGGACTGGCATTTATATGCGCCGGGATATTTCGTATCCATCTGTCTATAAAGCTGCGTAAGTTAAAGCACGATTTTTAA
- a CDS encoding VOC family protein, with translation MIKKSIIFKFLSIMLLNGVAFNVSAQVSPTSDHVALYVKDLKKSADFYENVMMLPVIPEPFHDGKHVWLRTGEHSQLHLIQGAAEVTEHDINSHFAYTVPNLADFTKHLDQMQVKYGNWKQDSKNPQLRPDGVKQVYLQDPDNIWIEVNDDKF, from the coding sequence ATGATAAAAAAATCGATTATTTTTAAATTCTTGTCCATCATGCTGTTGAATGGAGTGGCTTTCAATGTGTCCGCACAAGTAAGCCCGACATCGGACCACGTTGCGCTGTACGTTAAAGACCTTAAAAAAAGTGCTGACTTTTACGAAAATGTGATGATGCTCCCGGTAATTCCGGAGCCTTTTCATGATGGTAAACACGTTTGGCTGCGCACCGGCGAACATTCCCAGCTGCACCTGATACAGGGCGCTGCTGAGGTAACCGAACATGATATCAACTCGCATTTTGCCTATACCGTGCCCAACCTGGCGGATTTTACCAAACATTTGGACCAAATGCAGGTGAAATACGGCAACTGGAAACAGGACTCCAAAAATCCGCAGTTACGTCCGGATGGCGTAAAACAGGTGTACCTGCAGGATCCGGATAATATCTGGATAGAAGTTAACGACGATAAGTTTTAA
- a CDS encoding nicotinate-nucleotide adenylyltransferase has product MSSIHHKDIGTKQKALAINLNPQIYGSFAEIGAGQDVAANFFKAGASSGTIAKTMSAYDMTFSDAIYGVQTIKRYVSENRLISMLDHEYGLLIERLGVQRGESTTFFAFADTVSALNYHKTNDGHGWMGVRFQLEPNGPFNDVVLHVKLLDYDNNMQQQAVGVLGVNLIYACFYYHHIPPIFLLSLMDDLSSDRIQIDMIRFEGPDFSNVDNRLMSLHLVKYGFSDAAVFGPDGKNQQPSEVLHKKHTVVIRGRFRPLINVHLDMLNNGVKQFLQEPDVDKANVIVITELTLQALKERDADHTADIDEKDFLERVDILCTQGQTVLISNFHEYYKLVAYLSKITKLKLGVVMGYPNLEYIFSEEHYNDLQGGILESFATLFSRKVKLFIYPTLRDGVILNCLKFNPPAHLMDLYRYLIANNKIEDIRHYNENNLSVQTDKVLQLIKQGAEGWEQYVPAEVATMIKDRCLFGYACDVEPGKEDVKADNDGDGVVMDREG; this is encoded by the coding sequence ATGAGCAGTATCCATCATAAAGATATCGGGACCAAACAAAAAGCGCTTGCCATTAATCTCAACCCTCAAATTTATGGTTCTTTTGCCGAAATCGGCGCGGGGCAGGATGTGGCGGCTAATTTTTTTAAGGCCGGGGCCTCATCGGGTACTATTGCCAAAACTATGTCTGCCTATGACATGACCTTTTCTGATGCCATCTACGGCGTACAAACCATAAAGCGTTATGTAAGCGAGAACCGCTTAATCTCCATGCTTGATCATGAATATGGGCTATTGATTGAACGACTGGGTGTACAACGCGGAGAATCGACTACTTTTTTCGCTTTTGCAGATACCGTTTCGGCGCTTAACTACCATAAAACAAACGATGGCCATGGCTGGATGGGCGTACGTTTTCAATTGGAACCAAACGGCCCTTTTAACGATGTGGTGCTGCACGTTAAGCTACTGGACTACGATAACAATATGCAGCAGCAGGCTGTGGGTGTACTTGGAGTGAACCTGATTTATGCCTGTTTTTATTACCACCACATACCACCCATATTTTTGCTTTCGCTGATGGACGACCTCAGCAGCGACCGGATCCAGATCGATATGATCCGTTTTGAAGGCCCGGATTTCAGCAACGTGGATAACCGGCTGATGAGTTTGCACCTGGTGAAATACGGATTTTCCGACGCGGCCGTATTCGGGCCGGATGGTAAAAACCAGCAGCCAAGTGAAGTATTGCATAAAAAACATACCGTGGTGATCCGCGGCCGTTTCCGGCCGCTCATCAATGTGCATTTGGACATGCTGAATAACGGTGTTAAACAATTTTTACAGGAACCTGATGTTGATAAAGCCAACGTGATCGTGATTACCGAGCTTACCCTGCAGGCACTGAAAGAGCGGGACGCTGACCATACCGCCGATATTGATGAAAAAGACTTTCTTGAACGGGTTGATATCCTCTGTACGCAGGGGCAAACCGTGCTGATCTCCAATTTCCACGAGTATTATAAACTGGTGGCCTACCTGTCAAAAATCACCAAACTGAAGCTTGGCGTGGTAATGGGCTACCCTAACCTGGAGTACATTTTCTCTGAAGAGCATTACAACGACCTGCAGGGCGGCATCCTTGAATCATTTGCCACCCTGTTTAGCCGCAAGGTTAAGCTGTTTATCTACCCTACTTTGCGCGACGGCGTCATCCTGAACTGTTTGAAGTTTAACCCGCCGGCCCATTTAATGGACCTTTACCGTTACCTGATCGCCAACAATAAAATTGAAGACATCAGGCATTACAACGAAAATAACCTGAGTGTACAAACCGATAAAGTGCTGCAGCTGATTAAACAAGGCGCCGAAGGCTGGGAACAATATGTACCCGCCGAAGTAGCTACCATGATCAAAGATCGCTGCCTGTTTGGCTATGCCTGCGACGTGGAACCGGGTAAGGAAGATGTGAAGGCTGACAATGATGGTGATGGGGTTGTGATGGATCGTGAAGGTTAA
- a CDS encoding DUF4261 domain-containing protein, which yields MGLFDLFKKEQNKAKPESNTLLAMPMFNDGDLCEIDKIKDNLKTFWNFEITDYSGDKNVAVFKLNGESVAIANMDVPIPWGDIEGTAQYAYNWPNVLESLKDHTGHAIVTIMDGQKGPLERFKLLSKVLCAILMTSNSIGVYQGSQSLLIPSEQYLKNIEELKRDGTPVFLWVYIGLKKFKTGNSAYTYGLKYFQKQEIEIIDSTLSLEDLLEFLGNIASYVIANDVTLKNGQTVGYTSDQKINITISKAQFVEGQSIKLDI from the coding sequence ATGGGTTTATTTGATCTTTTCAAGAAAGAACAAAATAAGGCAAAGCCGGAAAGTAATACTTTGTTAGCTATGCCGATGTTTAATGATGGAGATTTGTGCGAGATAGATAAAATAAAAGACAACCTTAAAACATTCTGGAACTTTGAAATTACAGATTATAGTGGAGATAAGAATGTAGCTGTTTTTAAGTTAAACGGCGAAAGTGTGGCTATAGCAAATATGGACGTACCAATTCCATGGGGAGATATTGAAGGGACTGCTCAATATGCTTACAATTGGCCAAATGTTCTTGAGAGCTTAAAAGATCACACCGGGCATGCCATTGTAACAATAATGGATGGTCAAAAAGGTCCGTTGGAAAGGTTTAAATTATTAAGCAAAGTGCTATGCGCTATTTTGATGACGTCCAATTCGATAGGCGTGTACCAAGGGAGCCAGTCATTACTGATTCCTTCAGAACAATATTTAAAAAATATTGAAGAGCTTAAAAGAGACGGTACCCCTGTTTTTTTATGGGTTTATATCGGACTGAAGAAATTTAAAACGGGCAACTCAGCTTATACTTATGGATTAAAATATTTTCAAAAACAGGAAATTGAAATAATTGATTCGACACTAAGTTTAGAAGACTTATTGGAATTTTTGGGAAATATTGCATCCTATGTGATCGCTAATGACGTCACATTAAAAAATGGGCAAACAGTCGGGTATACATCTGATCAGAAAATAAACATTACTATTTCAAAAGCCCAATTTGTTGAAGGACAATCTATCAAGCTTGATATATAA
- a CDS encoding glycosyltransferase family 39 protein: protein MIKKLTRNPWFIFLPFLFYYAYVVIINKWPTLYGDEIRYVDFAHNLIHGYYSPSPPHINLWNGPGYPIILVPFIAVHVPVLYITLLNAVYQYLAVVFLYKVLNLITSHRIALIAALLLAVYPDDQSILPILYTEAFTSFLISLLIYLVAMGYVRDKLKYVILAGVVLGYITLTKIIFGYVLIICLAACLFMLLFKKAGRSTLNL, encoded by the coding sequence ATGATAAAAAAACTTACCCGTAACCCCTGGTTCATATTCCTTCCGTTTCTTTTTTATTATGCATATGTAGTTATCATCAACAAGTGGCCAACTTTATACGGCGACGAAATCAGGTACGTGGATTTTGCCCATAACCTGATCCACGGGTATTATTCGCCTTCGCCGCCTCATATTAACCTTTGGAACGGTCCTGGTTATCCAATCATCCTCGTGCCCTTTATTGCTGTACATGTACCCGTTTTATACATTACCTTATTGAACGCGGTATACCAGTACCTGGCGGTTGTGTTTTTATACAAGGTATTAAATTTAATTACCAGCCACAGGATAGCCCTTATTGCTGCCTTGCTTTTAGCTGTTTATCCTGACGATCAGTCCATTTTACCTATTTTGTATACCGAAGCTTTTACCAGCTTTTTAATTTCATTGCTTATATATTTAGTTGCGATGGGCTATGTCAGGGATAAACTAAAGTATGTCATCCTCGCAGGTGTTGTATTGGGGTATATCACGCTAACAAAAATTATTTTTGGCTATGTGCTGATCATTTGTTTAGCAGCCTGCTTATTCATGCTCCTGTTCAAAAAAGCCGGGCGGAGTACCTTAAACCTGTAA